One Vespa velutina chromosome 9, iVesVel2.1, whole genome shotgun sequence DNA segment encodes these proteins:
- the LOC124951496 gene encoding ATP-dependent DNA helicase DDX11 isoform X3: protein METPDAFPFPFTPYKIQEEFMKELYKCIENGNLGIFESPTGTGKSLSIICGALKWLIDHEKLQKEELNSKINDLDNKIKMIEATSNDWFLCQTEQMEFNLQKRELQSKLDAISKYEKKMQQYKERIKKKNTKEKKAYVKLKSKPSDTEKDDNVSADPQNDEIDKELLLVDELSDSENSAEEEEEEQQSFHTKIFFCSRTHSQLSQFVKELKRSPYSENVAVVTLASRHNYCINKNVKKLKHINLINERCLQLQRKKTTCKEEKHIKKLKTTNSCPFLPGNHESLMAELLSDIHDIEEIIQKGEELSTCPYYTVRRSIQEGQLILVPYNSILHKNTRISSGINIKGNILIIDEAHNLLEAIERMYSAAITGRNILHACNQLSQYQKKYQALFNAKNVLHLNQLSFCLKKFLTIFEATKKSLLTDNINGDLSSKLYTIQEFERTTEIDTLNIFDLISFVKKSKLIHKLRGFIDQYGNDIKIQESNKNKSGITQFLKSISNVNKEENMISSEVRQNEDEINSPLTLILSFLECLENNCADGRIIVIPGPTIEQGILKFLLLNPAAHFHDVVTEARAIILTGGTMEPVSEFTEQLFLAAGVKPERIITFSCDHVIPPENIISNILTCGPTGEKFEFNFKNRQNTKLLDELGRMLINFCNVIPAGIVVFLPSYDYENIVYEHLYKSGVINKIRLKKQIFREPKSTSQVNDVLEQYARSINFPQNPQNGSLLFSVIGGKLSEGLNFSDDLGRCIIIIGMPYPNIKSMELQEKIKYLNENVKSDAGQNFYNNSCMKAVNQCIGRAVRHINDYSSVILVDIRYRYKIQALPRWIQRSLTVSYSFGNTIASCIPNLYVRS, encoded by the exons atggAAACTCCAGATGCATTTCCATTTCCCTTCACACCGTACAAAATACAAGAAGAATTTATGAaggaattatataaatgtattgaAAATGGTAATCTGGGAATATTTGAAAGTCCAACGGGAACAGGAAAATCATTATCTATCATTTGTGGTGCCTTAAAATGGCTAATAGACCATGAAAAATTACAGAAAGAAGAACTTAATTCCAAAATTAATGACTtagataataagataaaaatgattgaagCTACCTCCAATGATTGGTTTTTATGTCAAACAGAGCAAATGGAATTTAATCTTCAAAAAAGAGAACTGCAGTCTAAATTAGATGCTATTtctaaatatgaaaagaaaatgcaacaatataaggaaagaattaaaaagaagaatactaaagaaaagaaggcaTATGTTAAGTTAAAATCAAAGCCTTCTGATAcagaaaaagatgataatgTATCAGCAGATCCACAGAATGatgaaatagataaagagtTATTACTGGTAGATGAATTATCGGATTCAGAAAATtcagcagaagaagaagaagaggaacaaCAAAGTTTCCacacaaaaatttttttttgttcaagaACTCATTCACAACTCTCTCAATttgttaaagaattaaaaagaagtcCTTATTCAGAGAATGTAGCTGTAGTTACATTAGCTTCTAg gcataattattgtattaacaaaaatgtaaagaaattgAAACATATTAATCTTATCAATGAACGGTGCTTacaattacaaagaaaaaaaactacgtgtaaagaagaaaaacatattaaaaaattaaaaacaacaaACAGTTGTCCATTTTTACCAGGGAATCATGAATCATTGATGGCTGAATTATTATCGGATATTCATGATATTGaagaaattatacaaaaaggagaagaacTTAGTACCTGTCCATATTATACTGTAAGAAGATCTATTCAAGAAGGCCAATTAATATTAGTACCGTACAATTCCATTTTACATAAGAATACAAGGATTAGCTcaggaataaatattaaaggaaatattttaataatcgatgaAGCTCATAATTTACTTGAAGCTATTGAAAGAATGTACAGTGCTGCAATTACAGGAAGAAATATACTTCATGCTTGTAATCAATTGTCACAGTATCAGAAAaa ATATCAAGCTTTATTCAATGCTAAAAACGTACttcatttaaatcaattaagcTTCTgtttgaaaaagtttttaactATTTTTGAAGCTACAAAAAAATCTCTTCTAACTGATAATATCAATGGTGACTTATCATCAAAATTATACACAATACAGGAATTTGAAAGAACAACCGAAATTGATACTTTGAATATCTTTGATTTAATCAGTTTTGTGAAAAAATCTAAACTTATTCATAAATTGAGAGGTTTCATAGATCAATATggtaatgatattaaaatacaagaaaGTAACAAGAATAAATCTGGCATTACTCAGTTCTTAAAGTCAATTAGTAATGTTAATAAGGAAGAGAATATGATATCCTCAGAAGTAAGACAAAATgaagatgaaataaatagTCCATTAACATTAATTCTTAGCTTTTTAGAATGTTTGGAAAATAATTGTGCTGATGGGCGTATAATTGTTATACCTGGCCCTACCATTGAACAGGGAATTTTAAAATTCCTTTTATTAAATCCAGCAGCTCACTTTCATGATgttg tAACAGAAGCCAGAGCCATAATATTAACTGGTGGAACCATGGAACCTGTATCTGAATTTACTGAACAATTATTTTTGGCAGCTGGCGTAAAACCGGAACGAATTATAACATTTTCCTGTGATCATGTAATACCTccagaaaatattatatccaaTATTCTCACCTGTGGTCCAACTGgtgaaaaatttgaatttaattttaaaaatagacAAAATACAAAACTA TTAGATGAATTAGGAAGAATgttgataaatttttgtaatgtTATACCAGCCGGTATTGTCGTATTTTTACCATCTtatgattatgaaaatatagtgtatgaacatttatataaatctggtgtaataaataaaattcgctTAAAAAAACAGATCTTCCGCGAACCGAAATCAACATCTCAG gtTAATGATGTTTTAGAACAATACGCACGAAGCATAAATTTTCCGCAAAATCCACAAAAtggatcattattatttagcGTTATCG GTGGCAAGCTAAGTGAAGGATTAAATTTTTCTGATGATTTGGGaagatgtattattattattggaatgCCATATcctaatattaaatcaatggAATTACAAGAAaagatcaaatatttaaatgaaaatgtt aaatcaGATGCTGGACAGAACTTCTATAACAATTCCTGCATGAAAGCAGTAAATCAATGTATTGGACGAGCTGTACGTCACATCAACGATTATTCAAGTGTAATATTAGTTGATATACGTTACCGTTACAAGATTCAGGCACTGCCTCGATGGATTCAGCGCTCATTGACGGTCAGCTATTCATTTGGAAATACAATAG CAAGTTGTATTCCAAACTTATATGTGAGATCATGA
- the LOC124951496 gene encoding ATP-dependent DNA helicase DDX11 isoform X1 produces METPDAFPFPFTPYKIQEEFMKELYKCIENGNLGIFESPTGTGKSLSIICGALKWLIDHEKLQKEELNSKINDLDNKIKMIEATSNDWFLCQTEQMEFNLQKRELQSKLDAISKYEKKMQQYKERIKKKNTKEKKAYVKLKSKPSDTEKDDNVSADPQNDEIDKELLLVDELSDSENSAEEEEEEQQSFHTKIFFCSRTHSQLSQFVKELKRSPYSENVAVVTLASRHNYCINKNVKKLKHINLINERCLQLQRKKTTCKEEKHIKKLKTTNSCPFLPGNHESLMAELLSDIHDIEEIIQKGEELSTCPYYTVRRSIQEGQLILVPYNSILHKNTRISSGINIKGNILIIDEAHNLLEAIERMYSAAITGRNILHACNQLSQYQKKYQALFNAKNVLHLNQLSFCLKKFLTIFEATKKSLLTDNINGDLSSKLYTIQEFERTTEIDTLNIFDLISFVKKSKLIHKLRGFIDQYGNDIKIQESNKNKSGITQFLKSISNVNKEENMISSEVRQNEDEINSPLTLILSFLECLENNCADGRIIVIPGPTIEQGILKFLLLNPAAHFHDVVTEARAIILTGGTMEPVSEFTEQLFLAAGVKPERIITFSCDHVIPPENIISNILTCGPTGEKFEFNFKNRQNTKLLDELGRMLINFCNVIPAGIVVFLPSYDYENIVYEHLYKSGVINKIRLKKQIFREPKSTSQVNDVLEQYARSINFPQNPQNGSLLFSVIGGKLSEGLNFSDDLGRCIIIIGMPYPNIKSMELQEKIKYLNENVKSDAGQNFYNNSCMKAVNQCIGRAVRHINDYSSVILVDIRYRYKIQALPRWIQRSLTVSYSFGNTIGAVAKFFAARKRNT; encoded by the exons atggAAACTCCAGATGCATTTCCATTTCCCTTCACACCGTACAAAATACAAGAAGAATTTATGAaggaattatataaatgtattgaAAATGGTAATCTGGGAATATTTGAAAGTCCAACGGGAACAGGAAAATCATTATCTATCATTTGTGGTGCCTTAAAATGGCTAATAGACCATGAAAAATTACAGAAAGAAGAACTTAATTCCAAAATTAATGACTtagataataagataaaaatgattgaagCTACCTCCAATGATTGGTTTTTATGTCAAACAGAGCAAATGGAATTTAATCTTCAAAAAAGAGAACTGCAGTCTAAATTAGATGCTATTtctaaatatgaaaagaaaatgcaacaatataaggaaagaattaaaaagaagaatactaaagaaaagaaggcaTATGTTAAGTTAAAATCAAAGCCTTCTGATAcagaaaaagatgataatgTATCAGCAGATCCACAGAATGatgaaatagataaagagtTATTACTGGTAGATGAATTATCGGATTCAGAAAATtcagcagaagaagaagaagaggaacaaCAAAGTTTCCacacaaaaatttttttttgttcaagaACTCATTCACAACTCTCTCAATttgttaaagaattaaaaagaagtcCTTATTCAGAGAATGTAGCTGTAGTTACATTAGCTTCTAg gcataattattgtattaacaaaaatgtaaagaaattgAAACATATTAATCTTATCAATGAACGGTGCTTacaattacaaagaaaaaaaactacgtgtaaagaagaaaaacatattaaaaaattaaaaacaacaaACAGTTGTCCATTTTTACCAGGGAATCATGAATCATTGATGGCTGAATTATTATCGGATATTCATGATATTGaagaaattatacaaaaaggagaagaacTTAGTACCTGTCCATATTATACTGTAAGAAGATCTATTCAAGAAGGCCAATTAATATTAGTACCGTACAATTCCATTTTACATAAGAATACAAGGATTAGCTcaggaataaatattaaaggaaatattttaataatcgatgaAGCTCATAATTTACTTGAAGCTATTGAAAGAATGTACAGTGCTGCAATTACAGGAAGAAATATACTTCATGCTTGTAATCAATTGTCACAGTATCAGAAAaa ATATCAAGCTTTATTCAATGCTAAAAACGTACttcatttaaatcaattaagcTTCTgtttgaaaaagtttttaactATTTTTGAAGCTACAAAAAAATCTCTTCTAACTGATAATATCAATGGTGACTTATCATCAAAATTATACACAATACAGGAATTTGAAAGAACAACCGAAATTGATACTTTGAATATCTTTGATTTAATCAGTTTTGTGAAAAAATCTAAACTTATTCATAAATTGAGAGGTTTCATAGATCAATATggtaatgatattaaaatacaagaaaGTAACAAGAATAAATCTGGCATTACTCAGTTCTTAAAGTCAATTAGTAATGTTAATAAGGAAGAGAATATGATATCCTCAGAAGTAAGACAAAATgaagatgaaataaatagTCCATTAACATTAATTCTTAGCTTTTTAGAATGTTTGGAAAATAATTGTGCTGATGGGCGTATAATTGTTATACCTGGCCCTACCATTGAACAGGGAATTTTAAAATTCCTTTTATTAAATCCAGCAGCTCACTTTCATGATgttg tAACAGAAGCCAGAGCCATAATATTAACTGGTGGAACCATGGAACCTGTATCTGAATTTACTGAACAATTATTTTTGGCAGCTGGCGTAAAACCGGAACGAATTATAACATTTTCCTGTGATCATGTAATACCTccagaaaatattatatccaaTATTCTCACCTGTGGTCCAACTGgtgaaaaatttgaatttaattttaaaaatagacAAAATACAAAACTA TTAGATGAATTAGGAAGAATgttgataaatttttgtaatgtTATACCAGCCGGTATTGTCGTATTTTTACCATCTtatgattatgaaaatatagtgtatgaacatttatataaatctggtgtaataaataaaattcgctTAAAAAAACAGATCTTCCGCGAACCGAAATCAACATCTCAG gtTAATGATGTTTTAGAACAATACGCACGAAGCATAAATTTTCCGCAAAATCCACAAAAtggatcattattatttagcGTTATCG GTGGCAAGCTAAGTGAAGGATTAAATTTTTCTGATGATTTGGGaagatgtattattattattggaatgCCATATcctaatattaaatcaatggAATTACAAGAAaagatcaaatatttaaatgaaaatgtt aaatcaGATGCTGGACAGAACTTCTATAACAATTCCTGCATGAAAGCAGTAAATCAATGTATTGGACGAGCTGTACGTCACATCAACGATTATTCAAGTGTAATATTAGTTGATATACGTTACCGTTACAAGATTCAGGCACTGCCTCGATGGATTCAGCGCTCATTGACGGTCAGCTATTCATTTGGAAATACAATAGGTGCAGTAGCTAAATTTTTTGctgcaagaaaaagaaatacttag
- the LOC124951496 gene encoding putative ATP-dependent RNA helicase DDX12 isoform X4, with protein sequence METPDAFPFPFTPYKIQEEFMKELYKCIENGNLGIFESPTGTGKSLSIICGALKWLIDHEKLQKEELNSKINDLDNKIKMIEATSNDWFLCQTEQMEFNLQKRELQSKLDAISKYEKKMQQYKERIKKKNTKEKKAYVKLKSKPSDTEKDDNVSADPQNDEIDKELLLVDELSDSENSAEEEEEEQQSFHTKIFFCSRTHSQLSQFVKELKRSPYSENVAVVTLASRHNYCINKNVKKLKHINLINERCLQLQRKKTTCKEEKHIKKLKTTNSCPFLPGNHESLMAELLSDIHDIEEIIQKGEELSTCPYYTVRRSIQEGQLILVPYNSILHKNTRISSGINIKGNILIIDEAHNLLEAIERMYSAAITGRNILHACNQLSQYQKKYQALFNAKNVLHLNQLSFCLKKFLTIFEATKKSLLTDNINGDLSSKLYTIQEFERTTEIDTLNIFDLISFVKKSKLIHKLRGFIDQYECLENNCADGRIIVIPGPTIEQGILKFLLLNPAAHFHDVVTEARAIILTGGTMEPVSEFTEQLFLAAGVKPERIITFSCDHVIPPENIISNILTCGPTGEKFEFNFKNRQNTKLLDELGRMLINFCNVIPAGIVVFLPSYDYENIVYEHLYKSGVINKIRLKKQIFREPKSTSQVNDVLEQYARSINFPQNPQNGSLLFSVIGGKLSEGLNFSDDLGRCIIIIGMPYPNIKSMELQEKIKYLNENVKSDAGQNFYNNSCMKAVNQCIGRAVRHINDYSSVILVDIRYRYKIQALPRWIQRSLTVSYSFGNTIGAVAKFFAARKRNT encoded by the exons atggAAACTCCAGATGCATTTCCATTTCCCTTCACACCGTACAAAATACAAGAAGAATTTATGAaggaattatataaatgtattgaAAATGGTAATCTGGGAATATTTGAAAGTCCAACGGGAACAGGAAAATCATTATCTATCATTTGTGGTGCCTTAAAATGGCTAATAGACCATGAAAAATTACAGAAAGAAGAACTTAATTCCAAAATTAATGACTtagataataagataaaaatgattgaagCTACCTCCAATGATTGGTTTTTATGTCAAACAGAGCAAATGGAATTTAATCTTCAAAAAAGAGAACTGCAGTCTAAATTAGATGCTATTtctaaatatgaaaagaaaatgcaacaatataaggaaagaattaaaaagaagaatactaaagaaaagaaggcaTATGTTAAGTTAAAATCAAAGCCTTCTGATAcagaaaaagatgataatgTATCAGCAGATCCACAGAATGatgaaatagataaagagtTATTACTGGTAGATGAATTATCGGATTCAGAAAATtcagcagaagaagaagaagaggaacaaCAAAGTTTCCacacaaaaatttttttttgttcaagaACTCATTCACAACTCTCTCAATttgttaaagaattaaaaagaagtcCTTATTCAGAGAATGTAGCTGTAGTTACATTAGCTTCTAg gcataattattgtattaacaaaaatgtaaagaaattgAAACATATTAATCTTATCAATGAACGGTGCTTacaattacaaagaaaaaaaactacgtgtaaagaagaaaaacatattaaaaaattaaaaacaacaaACAGTTGTCCATTTTTACCAGGGAATCATGAATCATTGATGGCTGAATTATTATCGGATATTCATGATATTGaagaaattatacaaaaaggagaagaacTTAGTACCTGTCCATATTATACTGTAAGAAGATCTATTCAAGAAGGCCAATTAATATTAGTACCGTACAATTCCATTTTACATAAGAATACAAGGATTAGCTcaggaataaatattaaaggaaatattttaataatcgatgaAGCTCATAATTTACTTGAAGCTATTGAAAGAATGTACAGTGCTGCAATTACAGGAAGAAATATACTTCATGCTTGTAATCAATTGTCACAGTATCAGAAAaa ATATCAAGCTTTATTCAATGCTAAAAACGTACttcatttaaatcaattaagcTTCTgtttgaaaaagtttttaactATTTTTGAAGCTACAAAAAAATCTCTTCTAACTGATAATATCAATGGTGACTTATCATCAAAATTATACACAATACAGGAATTTGAAAGAACAACCGAAATTGATACTTTGAATATCTTTGATTTAATCAGTTTTGTGAAAAAATCTAAACTTATTCATAAATTGAGAGGTTTCATAGATCAATATg AATGTTTGGAAAATAATTGTGCTGATGGGCGTATAATTGTTATACCTGGCCCTACCATTGAACAGGGAATTTTAAAATTCCTTTTATTAAATCCAGCAGCTCACTTTCATGATgttg tAACAGAAGCCAGAGCCATAATATTAACTGGTGGAACCATGGAACCTGTATCTGAATTTACTGAACAATTATTTTTGGCAGCTGGCGTAAAACCGGAACGAATTATAACATTTTCCTGTGATCATGTAATACCTccagaaaatattatatccaaTATTCTCACCTGTGGTCCAACTGgtgaaaaatttgaatttaattttaaaaatagacAAAATACAAAACTA TTAGATGAATTAGGAAGAATgttgataaatttttgtaatgtTATACCAGCCGGTATTGTCGTATTTTTACCATCTtatgattatgaaaatatagtgtatgaacatttatataaatctggtgtaataaataaaattcgctTAAAAAAACAGATCTTCCGCGAACCGAAATCAACATCTCAG gtTAATGATGTTTTAGAACAATACGCACGAAGCATAAATTTTCCGCAAAATCCACAAAAtggatcattattatttagcGTTATCG GTGGCAAGCTAAGTGAAGGATTAAATTTTTCTGATGATTTGGGaagatgtattattattattggaatgCCATATcctaatattaaatcaatggAATTACAAGAAaagatcaaatatttaaatgaaaatgtt aaatcaGATGCTGGACAGAACTTCTATAACAATTCCTGCATGAAAGCAGTAAATCAATGTATTGGACGAGCTGTACGTCACATCAACGATTATTCAAGTGTAATATTAGTTGATATACGTTACCGTTACAAGATTCAGGCACTGCCTCGATGGATTCAGCGCTCATTGACGGTCAGCTATTCATTTGGAAATACAATAGGTGCAGTAGCTAAATTTTTTGctgcaagaaaaagaaatacttag
- the LOC124951496 gene encoding putative ATP-dependent RNA helicase DDX12 isoform X5, which produces METPDAFPFPFTPYKIQEEFMKELYKCIENGNLGIFESPTGTGKSLSIICGALKWLIDHEKLQKEELNSKINDLDNKIKMIEATSNDWFLCQTEQMEFNLQKRELQSKLDAISKYEKKMQQYKERIKKKNTKEKKAYVKLKSKPSDTEKDDNVSADPQNDEIDKELLLVDELSDSENSAEEEEEEQQSFHTKIFFCSRTHSQLSQFVKELKRSPYSENVAVVTLASRHNYCINKNVKKLKHINLINERCLQLQRKKTTCKEEKHIKKLKTTNSCPFLPGNHESLMAELLSDIHDIEEIIQKGEELSTCPYYTVRRSIQEGQLILVPYNSILHKNTRISSGINIKGNILIIDEAHNLLEAIERMYSAAITGRNILHACNQLSQYQKKYQALFNAKNVLHLNQLSFCLKKFLTIFEATKKSLLTDNINGDLSSKLYTIQEFERTTEIDTLNIFDLISFVKKSKLIHKLRGFIDQYECLENNCADGRIIVIPGPTIEQGILKFLLLNPAAHFHDVEARAIILTGGTMEPVSEFTEQLFLAAGVKPERIITFSCDHVIPPENIISNILTCGPTGEKFEFNFKNRQNTKLLDELGRMLINFCNVIPAGIVVFLPSYDYENIVYEHLYKSGVINKIRLKKQIFREPKSTSQVNDVLEQYARSINFPQNPQNGSLLFSVIGGKLSEGLNFSDDLGRCIIIIGMPYPNIKSMELQEKIKYLNENVKSDAGQNFYNNSCMKAVNQCIGRAVRHINDYSSVILVDIRYRYKIQALPRWIQRSLTVSYSFGNTIGAVAKFFAARKRNT; this is translated from the exons atggAAACTCCAGATGCATTTCCATTTCCCTTCACACCGTACAAAATACAAGAAGAATTTATGAaggaattatataaatgtattgaAAATGGTAATCTGGGAATATTTGAAAGTCCAACGGGAACAGGAAAATCATTATCTATCATTTGTGGTGCCTTAAAATGGCTAATAGACCATGAAAAATTACAGAAAGAAGAACTTAATTCCAAAATTAATGACTtagataataagataaaaatgattgaagCTACCTCCAATGATTGGTTTTTATGTCAAACAGAGCAAATGGAATTTAATCTTCAAAAAAGAGAACTGCAGTCTAAATTAGATGCTATTtctaaatatgaaaagaaaatgcaacaatataaggaaagaattaaaaagaagaatactaaagaaaagaaggcaTATGTTAAGTTAAAATCAAAGCCTTCTGATAcagaaaaagatgataatgTATCAGCAGATCCACAGAATGatgaaatagataaagagtTATTACTGGTAGATGAATTATCGGATTCAGAAAATtcagcagaagaagaagaagaggaacaaCAAAGTTTCCacacaaaaatttttttttgttcaagaACTCATTCACAACTCTCTCAATttgttaaagaattaaaaagaagtcCTTATTCAGAGAATGTAGCTGTAGTTACATTAGCTTCTAg gcataattattgtattaacaaaaatgtaaagaaattgAAACATATTAATCTTATCAATGAACGGTGCTTacaattacaaagaaaaaaaactacgtgtaaagaagaaaaacatattaaaaaattaaaaacaacaaACAGTTGTCCATTTTTACCAGGGAATCATGAATCATTGATGGCTGAATTATTATCGGATATTCATGATATTGaagaaattatacaaaaaggagaagaacTTAGTACCTGTCCATATTATACTGTAAGAAGATCTATTCAAGAAGGCCAATTAATATTAGTACCGTACAATTCCATTTTACATAAGAATACAAGGATTAGCTcaggaataaatattaaaggaaatattttaataatcgatgaAGCTCATAATTTACTTGAAGCTATTGAAAGAATGTACAGTGCTGCAATTACAGGAAGAAATATACTTCATGCTTGTAATCAATTGTCACAGTATCAGAAAaa ATATCAAGCTTTATTCAATGCTAAAAACGTACttcatttaaatcaattaagcTTCTgtttgaaaaagtttttaactATTTTTGAAGCTACAAAAAAATCTCTTCTAACTGATAATATCAATGGTGACTTATCATCAAAATTATACACAATACAGGAATTTGAAAGAACAACCGAAATTGATACTTTGAATATCTTTGATTTAATCAGTTTTGTGAAAAAATCTAAACTTATTCATAAATTGAGAGGTTTCATAGATCAATATg AATGTTTGGAAAATAATTGTGCTGATGGGCGTATAATTGTTATACCTGGCCCTACCATTGAACAGGGAATTTTAAAATTCCTTTTATTAAATCCAGCAGCTCACTTTCATGATgttg AAGCCAGAGCCATAATATTAACTGGTGGAACCATGGAACCTGTATCTGAATTTACTGAACAATTATTTTTGGCAGCTGGCGTAAAACCGGAACGAATTATAACATTTTCCTGTGATCATGTAATACCTccagaaaatattatatccaaTATTCTCACCTGTGGTCCAACTGgtgaaaaatttgaatttaattttaaaaatagacAAAATACAAAACTA TTAGATGAATTAGGAAGAATgttgataaatttttgtaatgtTATACCAGCCGGTATTGTCGTATTTTTACCATCTtatgattatgaaaatatagtgtatgaacatttatataaatctggtgtaataaataaaattcgctTAAAAAAACAGATCTTCCGCGAACCGAAATCAACATCTCAG gtTAATGATGTTTTAGAACAATACGCACGAAGCATAAATTTTCCGCAAAATCCACAAAAtggatcattattatttagcGTTATCG GTGGCAAGCTAAGTGAAGGATTAAATTTTTCTGATGATTTGGGaagatgtattattattattggaatgCCATATcctaatattaaatcaatggAATTACAAGAAaagatcaaatatttaaatgaaaatgtt aaatcaGATGCTGGACAGAACTTCTATAACAATTCCTGCATGAAAGCAGTAAATCAATGTATTGGACGAGCTGTACGTCACATCAACGATTATTCAAGTGTAATATTAGTTGATATACGTTACCGTTACAAGATTCAGGCACTGCCTCGATGGATTCAGCGCTCATTGACGGTCAGCTATTCATTTGGAAATACAATAGGTGCAGTAGCTAAATTTTTTGctgcaagaaaaagaaatacttag